TTCCGGGTCGGATAAACGGCGGATAAAAACCCTCTCACTTCCCCGGCGGCTGCACCACCAGCGTGGTTACCGTCAGCGCGCCGTTGGCCCGGATCACGCTGAAGCTCACGTGGTCGCCTTCCTTGACCTGACCCAGCAGGGCTGGGTCTTGCACGCGGAAGATCATTGTCATGGCGCCCATATCCAGGTTGGCGATGGGGCCATGCTTGATGGTCAGCTTGCCGGCCGCGGCGTCTACCTTGCGGATTTCCCCATCGGTCATTGGCACAGCCTCGGCTTGCGCCGCGCTGGCCGGGGCGAGAGCATTGCAGGCATCGGTGGCGGCCTGGGCCGGCAAGGCGGCGAAGGCTGCCAGTAGCGGCAGCAGCGCGAGCAGGTTCTTGCTGGGGTTCATTTGCACTCCTTCCTGGTTGGCTGGTATTGCATACAGGGCGCGGCGTCGCCGCGCCGCGAAATCGCTTAGCGCACGCTGACCTTGCCGCGCATGCCGGCGTCATAGTGGCCGGGCTGCAGGCAGGCAAAGTCCACCCGGCCACTGCGCGTAAAGCGCCACACCAT
The Cupriavidus basilensis DNA segment above includes these coding regions:
- a CDS encoding copper-binding protein, whose protein sequence is MNPSKNLLALLPLLAAFAALPAQAATDACNALAPASAAQAEAVPMTDGEIRKVDAAAGKLTIKHGPIANLDMGAMTMIFRVQDPALLGQVKEGDHVSFSVIRANGALTVTTLVVQPPGK